CAACAGGTGTTCAATTGAAGGTCTAAACACATGATTACTGCTTCATCGATTGTGGATCGATTTCCAAATATTTAGCTTGCTTCAGATATCTGTTCCATTTGATCTCTATTTGTACAAGTTAGTGAATGAATGTTCAAATTGCTTTATTTGTGTTTAGTTGTACTGCAGGtgttttattcatttttcaatttttttttttccgtgcCAATGAATAGGGGTGTTGTTGgagatagaaaatatttattttcatggGTTGTTATTCACTTAGCTATGGTTTAGATTATTTATCCCTTATTCAATCTGCTATTCCTCTTTCAGGCTTTGTTTTCTCTAGTCCTATCTTTTGCTTTAAATTCTTTATGATTCTATGAAAATAGTTGAAAATCTGAACATaattctaattcttttttttatgtattatattaattatatagataaggattctatcatatatatttttagacttGAACTTGGTTTTTAGTGTGGTCGGTATCAAATCTTTGAAGATGACTGTTATGGACTTCATCTCCAGTCTTTCTTTGCTTTGCCTTCTTGAAGTCCGTAATTTTTAGCTTTGTTCAGATCCCGTCCTTTTACCTTGTTTATAATGAAATGAACTTGGTTAATTTCACAATTGCTTAAACATGTGTCTTTACTCTGTACTAATTATGgtggattttttgtttttctcacCTTGATTGATTTTAAGATGTACTCTTTGGAACAAACGACTGATGAGTTGAAAGACCGCTGTCAAAGACTACAGAAGGGTTCTAAAAGATTTATGTGAGTATTCCCTGTCCATTTAATATGTTATGGAGTTTTTATTGGTTATACTCATCATTTTCACAACGCACACGCCATTAGTGTTATGTCTAATTTTACTTACAGGTTGCAGATGCTATTCATGgatatgcttctttttttttttttttctctcacaaATTAGTGAATTACTGAACATGAAACCATGAATGCATCACTGCAAACTTCCTGTGCGtgtattttatattcataaaaatatCTTAGTTCTTACACATATAGAGATATATGTCCTATATTTCCAAGATTCGGGAGCGttaaaatcattaaaaaagCTGATTAGTTGCATTTTCATACTCTGCTCCTTCGCCAAGCTGTAAGCATCGTAAGCTAATTAGGGATTCTAAAGTAGAAATGCAGTTGACACCTGAAAAAATCACTTCAAAAATCTTATATGCTCATTCAAGTTTGGGTGCTAATGTTAGAATTGAATACTGTTGCATAcgtatttaattttcttttattacagGGTATCACTTGGTGATGCATATGAAGGTGATATGTCCTTCGCAGATTCATTGGAGGCATTTGGAGCTGGACAAGATGACCCCACCAGTGTAGCCATAGGAGGTTAGTTCATCCAAAGCTTTTGTTCAGTTCTTACTATTGATCTATGCAATCACAAGTTTTCCTATTAGTTAGGTAACATTATTTGATCTTATCTACTATATTTGGGAGTTAGGTATCGTAAAGTATTGTCATGAGAGCTGAGAACACAATCATACTTCTAAGTGCCTAGTTTTCTCCTAGAATGCTTAGGAATGAGAGGTTGCCTAGGGTTTTCTGAGAATTATATGTTAAATATTAAATGCCTGCAtctgaaaaaattttacaagTAGATGAAATGGAAACAAActgagaaatctagggtttttcaTGATTATTCTCATCTTGTTTAATCTCTAGATGACCATTTACTTAGTTGTCCCTTACTTTTATGAGCTAGATTGAACTAAGTTTGTTGATAATTCTACACTAGAGTGGCTTTATGAATTTTATGGAAGCTCTCCCATGTCTGATGTTGCTTTTGACTGGATTTGGAACCATCTTCTGGAAAGCTGACATTAGGTTGATTGTTGTCCGTAAAAGAATTGTCATTTCTTCTAGGGACATTCTCAACTGTAGGTTATTTTCCAGCCCTTTCAACTTTACATATGCATTGCACCTTACATGATGTTAATATGCAAAAGAttggttttatttatttgatgaaAATCATGATACAGATTCAGAATATATAGTTTACTTGTCTTGTTAGTTTATTCCTTCTTTTTCAGATCAACCTGTTTAGATTCTTTCTTTTGATCCATTTAATATACAACATTGAATCCCTTAGCACAGATACTGTTCAACGTTTTCAGTTAATGATAAATTTACTTTAATTGTTTAATGATTAGTTTTGGTATATGTATTAATCTTACAAGGTAGTGGTGTGTTGTGGTAGGTCCTGTAATGTCCAAGTTTACTACTGCTTTTAGGGAACTTGGTACGTACAAAGAGCTTCTTCGCTCTCAGGTAACTATCCTTTATCTGTTAAATACACATTCATGTCATTTTCTTCTGAGTTGGGCTACAATACTATTGATAGTGGCAAGTACTTGctactatcaaatttttggcccttggatctATACATAATAGTGCCATCACTGAAGCCTAAACCCAATACCCTATttatccaagggtcaaaaagttGATAGTAGCAACTACTTTGCCACTATCAATAGTATTGAAGCCCCACTATTTTCTTCCACCTGTAAAGCATATCTTATCTACACTATGATTTTACATGTCTGAACATATCCTTGTCAATGCATACTTTTTTCATGCCAATTTTTTCATCTGGCCATGTGTGATGGTGTAGGTTGGCATGGGCAATACATATAATAACATATGTGCCCCATATCTAATTTGTTCCCTTTGCTTGCTGTCATTAATCATCTTACTGCCTCCTCAAACAGGTGGAACATATGCTTGGCGACCGTCTGCTTCAGTTTATAAATGTGGATTTAGAAAATGTAAAGGTGAATTCTCTCCGCTTGAATCAATATTACAATGAACTGCCAGATATTTCTTGATGGACTTCTATCTCCAGACTAAGTTACTGTTgcataagattttttttttttaaagagatctcataagatttttttttttttcttctcttctgccCTTCAAAGTCTGTTTGAATTGCCAAATATTGACAGTCAAATGTTACCTTAATGGTCTAGGTAAGCATTATTTCTTCTATGTAGAATGCAAATTCTAATAGACAGCAGTTTTAACGCCTTTGCTAGATGATCAAGGGATCAAGGATGTAAAAAGTTTGGTTAGACTTAGACAACTTGCTGCATCAGCTCTATTGGATGTAGAGAAATTCTAAATGAAagtaaacttttaaatattcttGCAAGATGTTCTAACAGTTGGTCATGAATGCAGGATTGTCGTCGGCGTTTGGACAAAGCTGCAGCTGGGTATGATCAGGTACTGTTTTCTAatgttttctttcatttttgcaTTGTTTTTTTTGCTATTGTGTAACTCTATTTAAGATTCTTGTTTTGGAGCTGCCAAAAATCAGCTTTCACTAATCTCAATCTCCTATAATAACTTCTTTTCTGTATTGGCTATTTAGGAAACTACTATTGCTGAAAGTTAGTACAATATCACTCTTGACATTTTACATAAAAAGGTCGCTCAGGGGCACTTTCAGTTCAGCTTATGGCCCGGAGTTCACTCCCAGCAATATAGCCATTACTCCATTTGTTACTATTTAATTTGGAGAATAAGTCTCTGCACCTACTAAGCAAGTTGTCAGCCAATTGGCTGTTAAGGATGCACTTGAGCTGTAGTGAGCTTGCAGGAACCTGCAAATTGTTTGTGTTTAGATGGATGGCAGGATACTTCTATCTTGTAAATTCCTTAGGGGATGATATGTAAATCAACTCACGAAATGTTGGAGGAGAAATTGCCGTCAATGAATTATATATCATCTAATCACAATAAACATaactttttatactttattgGAATTTTTTTGTCTTAAATTTCTTAGAATAAGTCCTTtaagtttttcaaattttgtttcaaTCTTCCCAGTGACAATGTGAGTATAGTTTTTGGCCATCAAATTCCAAACCTACTAAATTAAGATGCTGATTTAATGTTTGTGGTTAGGCACGTGAAAAGTTTATGTCAATACGGAAGGGCACAAGGGCAGAAGTTGTTACGGAACTAGAAGAGGTAAATTTCACTCAAAAGATTCCAGCTGTTTTTATTACACACATGTAAAATGATGTTCATAGATTCTCTCTAATTTTCAACTTGGCAGGATCTTCATAACGCAAAATCAGCTTTCGAAAGATGCCGATTCAATCTAGTATGTGTTGATTATTGACTTCTGTTGCTTGAACAATCCAGcatgttatttattatttcaacTATTCTCCATGGTCGTAAGAATTTCAGGTTAATGCTCTTGCAAATATTGAAGCGAAGAAGAAATATGAGTTCTTGGAATCAATTAGTGCAGTAATGGATGCACATTTGAGATACTTTAAGCAGGCAGGTTCTGTTCTTCATTAAGAATTGATgtcagatttatttttatttttattattatttttttggctgATCAGGTACTTCAGTGATCTCAATCTCTCTTTTTTGGTATAGGGGTACGAGTTATTGAGCCAGCTGGAATCATTTATACACCAGGTATACGTCATTGACCATCGGTTCTACAGCATGCGGAAGTATGGAAGATATTTTCCAGGCCTTATTTGTAACCAAGCTTCTTTGTTCAGGTTTTAACATATGCGCAACAATCAAAAGAAATGGCTAATAATGAACAAGACAAACTTGCGAAGAGAATCCAAGAGTTCAGAACTCAGGCTGAAATCGCTAGCTTGCGATCTTTGAGTAATACGGACACCTCAACTAGCGGTGATGGTATTCATGTAGTCGGTGTTCATCCATACAAAAAAATAGAAGCTTTGATGCAATCTACTGCAAATGGAGAGGTATTGATTATATGTGTTCGACTGTCAACTTTTCTTGAGTAAGGATATGTTTTGTTCTTCTACTTGCATGTTCGTAATATTGTACTTTTCACCGTTTTAATGAGTTGAGTCTCCTCCTTATCGGTTTTCCTTAGATGCTTATTTCTTCTcctatttcctttttttaaaatcactGAGCTCAGTTTTTTCCTATGGATTCAGTTACATATTTGAGCTAAATCTGGATTGGAATCTCATATCCTTGATACTATGCTACTTTCTAgctaatttctttattttctctcaGGTTCAAATAATTAAACAAGGTTATCTTCTCAAGCGTTCATCAAACATGAGAGGAGACTGGAAAAGGAGGTTCTTTGTTCTCGATAGCCATGGAACCTTGTTCTATTACAGAAATAAGTTGAATAAGCAGCCGGTATGCACTCTATTTTGCTTGACTATATTCTCTTTTTGACCATTAATTATTGGACATTGGAATTCTTTGCTCCTGTTCTTTTGCTTTGCCAGCCTATTTTGTTTATTGGTCTCTTTCTTGTTTCGAATTTATTTGCGCTCACTAAGTATTGTTTATCATCTTTTAAGTGACCTTGTTTTATGTTGTTCATCCTTCAACTCATAACATTAAAAACTAGTttttgatcctttttttttccttcgtgaTCTCCTAAGCAAGGGTCTCTTCAGCAACAATCAGCTAGTTCATCGGAAGGTTCCGGTGTTTTTGGTAGATTTAGATTCTCGCACCAAAGAACATCTTCTCTGGGTGAAGATAACCTTGGATGCCACACCGTTAATCTCCAAACTTCAACTATTAAGATTGATGCAGAACAGTCAGATCTGAGATTTTGCTTCAGGATAATATCTCCAGTGAAAACTTACACATTACAGGTATCTATAAGTCTCGAATTTTGTAGACATTTCATGTGAGATGCTATCTTTTGAAGTTCTCCATGGAACTATTAATACTTGTTTCTTGGCAGGCTGAAAATAGGGCAGATCAAATGGATTGGGTTGAGAAAATTACCGGAGTTATTGCATCTCTTCTTAATTCAGCATTCTCACAGCAGGTTTTCCTCTGAAAgcatgttttcttttccttcattcCTGTTTCTCTTTATAGAAATTTTCAACCTTACGGAAGCATGCCCTGTGAGCGTGTGTCTACTAGTTAGGTTAGACTGCATTGTTTTCATG
This genomic interval from Ananas comosus cultivar F153 linkage group 8, ASM154086v1, whole genome shotgun sequence contains the following:
- the LOC109714059 gene encoding ADP-ribosylation factor GTPase-activating protein AGD4-like isoform X1; translated protein: MAAFTKLEDSPMFRKQMYSLEQTTDELKDRCQRLQKGSKRFMVSLGDAYEGDMSFADSLEAFGAGQDDPTSVAIGGPVMSKFTTAFRELGTYKELLRSQVEHMLGDRLLQFINVDLENVKDCRRRLDKAAAGYDQAREKFMSIRKGTRAEVVTELEEDLHNAKSAFERCRFNLVNALANIEAKKKYEFLESISAVMDAHLRYFKQGYELLSQLESFIHQVLTYAQQSKEMANNEQDKLAKRIQEFRTQAEIASLRSLSNTDTSTSGDGIHVVGVHPYKKIEALMQSTANGEVQIIKQGYLLKRSSNMRGDWKRRFFVLDSHGTLFYYRNKLNKQPQGSLQQQSASSSEGSGVFGRFRFSHQRTSSLGEDNLGCHTVNLQTSTIKIDAEQSDLRFCFRIISPVKTYTLQAENRADQMDWVEKITGVIASLLNSAFSQQISFGNSEAQNLNSANGNDPDSLWLADGTNAKGHDKVSQTLRSIPGNDICAECSTPEPDWASLNLGILVCIECSGVHRNLGVHISKVRSLTLDVKVWEPAIIDLFHALGNSFCNSVWEGLLLNQDESMDESEKAILFMEKPNPNDSFSTKEKFIQSKYVDKNFIIQETIQPDGGPPSASIWEAVKDNDIRGVYRLLVLSGVSLNTRYDDLNNELNHLLDTPRSNQGGSTDRKQFDPANCQKINDSGQQESCLQGCSLLHLACHVGDPIMLELLLQFGADINSEDFHGRTPLHHCIFKKNDTLAKYLLRRGARTTLKDGGGLTALERRMELGAITDEELFILFVEHE